CTTGTTTGCTGTAGGGCTTCTCGAAGCCCGTAGCGCTCTGGATGGATTCCGTTGACTTGAATCGTTGGAGGGTTTCGCGGGCAGGACTTGGGGCGCGAATTGATGATTGACTCTCGATGCGTTTGAGGGGTgattttgttgcttttctcGGTGATTGTTCGACGATGGAACGTGCTGCGGgtgctgaaaaaataaaattttcgttaaaaaataatttaaaaaaaatttttaacgaatataAAGCTGAgtgttttgtgttaaaatgaaaaaaaaattgagagaagagagaattttaaaagtctCCCGCGACGAAATTTCAATGTTGATAAGATTAACAAGTCATTCGTGGAGTAACTTTTGATACGTCAACATCATTCACGTGAGAAATTTCgccaaaattaacaaaatgcaGCTCAAATGGGGAATCGCAACAGTTGGAAATATCGCACATGACTTTGTAACTGCACTTTCAACGCTTCCACGGAACGAACACAAAGTTGTAGCGGTTGCTTCGAGAAATATCGTCAAAGCACAAGCCTTTGCTGACTTGCATTCCATTGAAAAAGCTTACGAAGGGTACCAATTACTCGCTTCTGATCCAAATgtcggtaagaaaaaaattttatcttaataaaaaaatttttcatggtcATCATGATTTACGAATttgatcataaaaatataaatttttatcaaattcgaGAGAATTTCAAATGAGataccttaaaaaaatgagagaaaataaaaattttttgaatttttttcagatgttgTGTACGTTGGAACCGTTAACGCCGAGCATTTCAACCTCTCGAAGCTCTTTTTAGACGCCGGGAAGCACGTTTTATGCGAAAAACCGCTAACAGTCAATTCTCGTGACACTAAAAAGCTTCTCGAGTATGCCCGTTCGAAGAATTTGTTGTTGCTCGAAGGTGTTTGGTCCAGATTTTTCCCCAGTTACTCGTATTTGGAAGCGCAAATCAAATCTGGCAATTTGGGGGATCTCCAATCGCTTGATTGTGAATTCGGATATCCTTTGGAGTACAAATACACGTCAGATGCGAAGATCATGGGCGGCGGAACTCTCTTGGATTTGGGAATTTATCCTTTACAActtgctctttttttgttcaaagaaTTTCCTGAACGGATTGAAGCTTCTGGGGGTTTCAATGAGCATggaattgatattttaatggaatGTACTCTCCATTTCCGAAACGGAGCTTTTgcgaaattaaaaagttcGGGTAAGGAGTTGTTACGAAACACAGCGATCGTGAAGGGAACCAAAGGAAGTGTTGAATTGGCAGATTTTTGGTGCCCAACGTCGTTGAAAGATGTCGATGGAAGCATGAAACAATGGCCTTTGCCAGAAGCAgttcagaaatttaattatccaAACAGTTGCGGGTTGAAATATGAGGCGGAAGCAGTTCGACAGGCACTTATGGAAGGCAAAATTGAAGTTCCAAAGATGAATCACGCGGAAAGTGTGAGATTAGCAGAGTTGGAGGACAAGTTACGGGAAATTATTGGCATTAAATATCCAGCTGATGAATAATTTGGTtgtgaaatttgatgaaaataaactcagggagaataatttttgtttgtgtttttgaaaaaaataagaaaaattaacggaaaagattttggaataattttgaaagttgaaaatttgacagaatttttatgaaatttcaatttaaaaaattttaaagtaattaattagctgattttttatttaaattattttgataattttaaaagaaataaattttagtaaacaaatgacaactgtcaaaataaaatatttcaattttttgcttaaattcacattttatgcAATTCTAAAgtattttcatgtaaattttaattcaaattttaaaaaatttacattaaaaaaattatgaaattaggatttttaacaaaaaaattgacagctaaataaaaaaataaaataataagataaattttcaaaaaatgacaatatttaaattaaaaaaatgataagcaAATTTAAGactattttgagaaattttgagtatatttcaattaaaatttaagaaaataaaccacaaatgatattaaaaattaaaattttaacgaaaaattgacagttttattgacagatgtcaaaattttcattaaaatctcaatttaaagacatttcaaggttaatattttattttttttttaaatcgagcatttttgatctaaattttgttaaaaaattaaaatttcataaaaaaatcatcaaattttcaactttaaaattaattttgcgaaTTCAGGACAGAAGCAATGcaacaaaaaagcaacaatttTACAACATCAAGAACAAACCTTCAAAAGTAGTTGGTTCTTTGACCACATCTTGCGCATTACTAAGCTCAAAATTGCTAGACGAATTGACATTGGAGAACGTCATTGGAAGCGAATAGGTGTCTTTGATGGCACTCAGTTGATTCGTGAGCGAGTGACTGAGACTCGACATGTTATCAACTGTCGTACTTATAATACTATCGTAGAGATTatcaattttacttttgtcCTGGCTAACGTTATTATTGGAGTTATTCAAGTTACTCGTTAAGTTAAGACTACTGAGAATATTTGATTGTGCAAGCAAAGATGAAGGCGCAGACGTGATGGAAGGATTTGTCGTTAATTTATTCGATAAGGTTTGTAAATTGCTCTGAATGGAACTTATATCCTCcctaaagaaaagaaattttgaaagagaaaaaaaaagagttcttattaaaaaattgttacctATTACCTCGACGGTTTCGTTCGAAGATGCtatgagaaatttattagaaGAAGATTCGGGGTGCTGATCGTGATTTTGATTGCTATTAGCGAGTAAAGAAGCGGCTGTCATGCAAGGTTTTGTAATTATGTCAGAGTATGGTGTGATGTGATTGTGCTGTGTTTCGGGATTGATTGTCGTCGATGTGAGACTTGGCGTGTCTGTTGATGAAGCTGCGGCAGCGACAGGATCGAAAACGGGATTTATACTTTTATAGCATTCCCAAAGCTGCTTTAAGCGATCCATTAGTTCGATATTTGTCTGTCTCAGACTTTTTGTTTCCTCTCTGGAAAGTTGGTTGAGTGTAAAATGTTGAATGAGATGTattgtattttatgaaaaaattaaaaaatgtgcaacaaaaaaatcagaaaaaattaaaatgtgataaaatgatgagaaaattttgcgtttcgaaagatttttttttaattttcaatgggtaagttttaaattttgttttttttttatttaatttaagaaattttttgaaaattgttgatttgaattttcttaaattaattttcttcaattttgtaaaataaacttaaaaaatttaaaattcaatttaaatatttttgattaaaattaaaaaaaaagaaaattgaataaaaatttttaaatttatatcctttcatttttaaattcctatttaattttagtagtttaattaatttttaaatttatttttatttaaaaattttattttaatttactcataaatatatttctatttgtttatttctatattaaaaaaattaaaattcaataactattttacaagaaattcttcaaaaaaaaaaaaaaaattaaaaaaaattaaagaaaaaaaataaattaatgcttttaacaaaagtgacaaaaattaatataaattttgttaaacaaaattttaataatttttgattttttttaaataattttatttaatcaatattgaaaaatgtttttaaataaaataataattaatttaaaaattttttgaaattatttttatcaagcaattttacgaaataaaaaattgcatattaaaattttatttttttaaatttatgaattatttcgaattttaacaaaaattaaatttaagaaaaatttcataaaatttgaaatttttatctaaaaaaattaaaaaatctaatttaaaaaaaaaataataattttaacatttttcttattcaacttaaaataattttctatttttgttaaaaatttcccaaaaattaaaataattttaaatattttttaaaaaaatcatttcaaaattttaaaaaattaaaaaaaaaatctttcgaaatgcaataaaaaaaaaaacaaattttgtcatgaaccagattttttttttgtttcaaaaggaaaaaatgactCACTACCAACATTCAACACTAAAGTAGATGATTGCTGTTTCAATGAAAGCGATGGAAGGTGCTGGAAGATGAGAGTTGCCTGATGAAACTAAGCAGCAAAGTTAAAATCTTGCCGTCGTTTGTGTTCGGTTacgtgaaaaaattcttaaatttgaaatttgttgcTTACTAAAGAAAAGGAATCTCGTCATCGGTTTTTAGGCAGTGTCTTGGTCAGCTTGTTCTACTAATGGCGATGATGAGGTGTTCGGGTGTTCTGTAGTAGTGACTGTCTCTTCGATAATTTCAGCAACAACTACTTCATCATCGCATTCATCGAGTGAGTTCTTGGTTTTTGACGACGACGCGATTTCCTTCGGAGCGATTTTAATGTTAACTTTCAATTTACAGGGGAGTGTCATAAATGGCCCAGCGACGTCGGAAGCTGTCATTCCTTCGCTTCCTGAGGGCAGCGGCAGACTCAGCTGATTGAACAGTTCGCGAGTTCGTGCCTCCAAACGTTGTTTGCGTGCCTCTCGAGCCTCCGTCGACATCGTCTCCGTATCCGTTTGAGACGACTGAGGAGTAGTTCGAACTGGCGACGGCACCGTTTGCACTTCCTGAATCGTGCGTTGAACGATAGTCAACGCCGCCGGAGTGCTCGTTACGATTTCCGTCTCGGAGAAACTCTCTTTCGCTGTCGATGATGGTTTCGTTGTTGCTGCGACGCGCTTTCGCGATGCTGGCGTCGTCGTTAGGGTCGATGTCGTCATGGTAGCAGCCTCTTCCAGCGCTTTCATTGAACGTTTTGCATGCATTTGTGAAGCGAACACGCTTTCGCGTCGCTGTCTCGCCTTCGAAGGCGTCGATCCTGAGAATATTTGACAGGTTCAGATCAAAAACCAAGAATTCAGTTACGCGGAAAAAGAACGAATTTCATGCCAAGCCATGCAAAAAATCACGTGCAATCGAAAAATTACGTGCAAGTTActcaaaatccaaaaattttgatttttcaactacgaaaactcttaaaaatcgAGATATGTACTTATGTTTTAACGTGGTATCCTCTAATTTATGTGTCAAAGTTTTACATTCGGCGGTCAGTTTTTCCATGAGCTCTTTTTGACTCGTTATCATTCCCTCGAGTTCATTAACTGTGGATGCTGCGAACGATATAAATTGTAAGAAATCACACACAAAAGTACAGGACGGCatgcttttatttaaaatttacttaaaaaacgaGAAAGCACAATAACAGCTCATGGATAAACTATTGACAACGCCGCgcgtcacttttttatttttttttataaaaaaatttaaaaaatatttttttttgctgtacaattggaaatttttccaaattttttgaataattttttatttatttaattaaattaattaattaattttttaattgtttatttaatttatttaattaaacaaaaaattccggGTTTCAATAGCTTACCCATAATATaagttataaatatatttacaaaataagcgaatttttaaaaaagaaaaaaaaataaattttggatttcaGACTTACCATGTTTGTGCTCCATGTCGCTGATGATGCGAGATAACTCGGGACGATTGTTTGTGTCACGAGTTGCATCACTAATGGCGAGctgtaattattaaaaaggttaaaaattaatttaaaagactttttttttaatattttacaatttttcaatcaatttttgtataatttctattaaaatttgatttttttttgttaaaatttttaaatttatcaaattaaattttttatattttattttgtcaaaatttctaattttttccaaaaaaaataattttcaagcttttaaGAGCATTTTCCCTTACTTTTGAGgcataaatttcatattagaCCTTAA
The sequence above is drawn from the Culicoides brevitarsis isolate CSIRO-B50_1 chromosome 1, AGI_CSIRO_Cbre_v1, whole genome shotgun sequence genome and encodes:
- the LOC134828517 gene encoding trans-1,2-dihydrobenzene-1,2-diol dehydrogenase-like; translated protein: MQLKWGIATVGNIAHDFVTALSTLPRNEHKVVAVASRNIVKAQAFADLHSIEKAYEGYQLLASDPNVDVVYVGTVNAEHFNLSKLFLDAGKHVLCEKPLTVNSRDTKKLLEYARSKNLLLLEGVWSRFFPSYSYLEAQIKSGNLGDLQSLDCEFGYPLEYKYTSDAKIMGGGTLLDLGIYPLQLALFLFKEFPERIEASGGFNEHGIDILMECTLHFRNGAFAKLKSSGKELLRNTAIVKGTKGSVELADFWCPTSLKDVDGSMKQWPLPEAVQKFNYPNSCGLKYEAEAVRQALMEGKIEVPKMNHAESVRLAELEDKLREIIGIKYPADE